In Quercus robur chromosome 11, dhQueRobu3.1, whole genome shotgun sequence, the following proteins share a genomic window:
- the LOC126705238 gene encoding F-box protein SKIP23-like — protein MAEWSKLPNDILLLIAKRLETRIDLLHFRSVCTSWRSSVPPRKPHWLKIPIYDTQVADHFCLSERTIYLIESRENPDQTTPPDCWFIKIREDKFGRKHPLHPLTNFKITRSTAFRKVYLSCSKFQVHEWSTEYVLQYTPKDKTCIDSAYHEERNLMVQKVAFMSLSPGSEDFVLLACISERLFAVDECRKTIAIHPTSGLSIDAFCGESFFNDCLHEVFLIELNDNELMLVHKHIQIYDNVPEDPTSPENYLYCIMPNGKRLRFPIFTWENGWEQNHRKAASRILELQKGSYVLTKFDILLGLIIYGGRILAAVSNSVGCLVTGA, from the exons ATGGCTGAATGGTCCAAACTCCCAAATGATATCCTGCTCTTAATTGCCAAACGCCTGGAGACTCGCATTGATCTCCTCCACTTCAGATCAGTTTGCACTTCATGGCGATCATCTGTACCTCCACGAAAACCTCATTGGTTAAAAATCCCTATATATGACACCCAAGTTGCTGATCATTTCTGCCTTTCAGAACGCACAATATACCTTATTGAATCGCGAGAAAATCCAGACCAAACGACTCCTCCAGACTGCTGGTTTATAAAGATAAGGGAAGATAAATTTGGCAGAAAGCACCCACTGCATCCACttacaaatttcaaaataacaaGGAGTACTGCATTTCGGAAGGTATATTTGAGCTGTTCAAAGTTCCAAGTGCATGAATGGAGTACAGAATATGTTCTCCAGTATACACCGAAGGACAAAACTTGTATTGATTCAGCATACCATGAAGAGAGAAATTTGATGGTCCAAAAGGTTGCTTTCATGAGCTTGAGTCCGGGCAGTGAGGATTTTGTATTGCTTGCATGCATCAG TGAGAGGCTTTTTGCGGTTGATGAGTGCAGAAAAACTATCGCCATTCATCCAACTTCAGGACTAAGTATTGATGCATTCTGTGGGGAGTCTTTCTTTAACGACTGCTTGCATGAAGTGTTCTTAATCGAGTTGAATGACAATGAGTTGATGTTGGTTCACAAACACATACAAATTTATGACAATGTGCCTGAGGATCCAACATCACCAGAAAACTACTTGTATTGCATCATGCCCAATGGGAAGAGGCTTCGTTTTCCAATTTTTACATGGGAAAACGGATGG GAACAAAATCACCGAAAAGCTGCGTCACGTATTTTAGAACTTCAGAAGGGATCATATGTGCTTACAAAGTTCGACATCTTGTTAGGATTGATCATCTATGGTGGCAGAATACTGGCTGCTGTATCTAATTCAGTTGGATG TCTGGTTACTGGTGCCTAG